One genomic segment of Cololabis saira isolate AMF1-May2022 chromosome 22, fColSai1.1, whole genome shotgun sequence includes these proteins:
- the LOC133423675 gene encoding collectin-12-like, whose translation MKDDFGDEEEVQSFGYKRFGIQEGTQCTKCKNEWALKTSIALLYVLCTLLTIAVAVLGYKVVQRVDSVSEGIANYGGKINAVESDLKKLDDQTGEKSENTTTEIQAFKSNIWSLQRQLSAVEERIHSDQVKLNQLQSIGSDIQSSQGSIQGLLNSNTAVLRSVNGTLQSYGSVIKGLQEDTARLQRELQQQVKLQNQALFSTSNLNLTQAQQRGLIAALQRSVDDTSQSIQKMRNDFQSLEQTTRQTVSDSEWLRSKVENLQVLANNASTLARANNDSLEDVGAQLAVMTSQLQNTSSQAEAHDQTLREVMDRQRDFSNGTSAKFDRLEVRLDEMEQSMDRVTGNISFTTQLLGAINLNLNDLRTCSEMVGRHSDFLQNLNSSVTDVRTDAASLRSHQEELAARLDKEVTSLSIVMEEMKLVDTKHSQLITNFTILQGPPGPRGPKGDRGSQGPPGQFGQKGERGEKGGPGIRGPRGEQGNPGPQGAAGPRGLPGLPGSPGSKGSRGSGGRAGPPGPKGEPGSAGLPGRDGQPGPQGAQGPPGIRGPIGPAGEEGPRGLPGPVGPPGPVGPPGQPGFPLQNPVIPFGPVSMHDEAMPPVLWAPGCPAEWLNYRDKCYFFSKDLKNFDDSKVTCESKSASLLIINDREEQKWLRKQALGKGYFWMGLTDREEENVWRWLDRSEPGFTNWKPGQPDNWGHSHEIGEDCAGLIHEALWNDFFCEDLISYICEKDKEASIPAVS comes from the exons ttgtaCAAAGAGTCGACAGTGTGTCTGAAGGTATTGCAAACTATGGCGGAAAGATAAATGCTGTTGAAAGCGATTTAAAAAAGCTAG ATGATCAAACCGGCGAGAAGTCGGAGAATACCACCACGGAGATCCAGGCTTTTAAGAGCAACATCTGGAGTCTCCAGAGGCAGCTGTCTGCGGTGGAGGAACGCATCCACAGCGATCAAGTTAAGCTGAATCAGCTGCAGAGCATCGGCTCCGACATCCAGAGCAGCCAGGGCTCCATTCAAGGACTGCTCAACAGCAACACGGCCGTGCTGCGCTCCGTAAACGGCACCCTGCAGTCTTACGGCAGCGTCATCAAGGGCCTGCAGGAGGACACAGCCAGGCTGCAGAGGGAGCTCCAACAGCAGGTCAAACTCCAAAACCAGGCACTGTTCAGCACCAGCAACCTCAACCTCACTCAGGCCCAGCAGAGAGGCCTCATCGCCGCTCTGCAGCGCTCCGTCGACGACACCAGCCAGAGCATCCAGAAAATGCGCAATGACTTTCAGAGCTTGGAGCAGACGACCCGTCAGACGGTCTCTGATTCGGAGTGGCTTCGCAGCAAAGTTGAAAACCTGCAGGTCTTGGCCAACAACGCTTCGACTCTGGCCAGGGCCAATAACGACAGCCTGGAGGACGTGGGGGCTCAGCTCGCTGTCATGACCAGCCAGCTGCAGAACACCAGCAGCCAGGCCGAGGCCCACGACCAGACGCTGAGGGAGGTCATGGACCGACAGAGGGACTTCAGCAACGGCACGTCTGCAAAGTTTGACCGGCTGGAGGTGCGGCTGGACGAGATGGAGCAGAGTATGGACCGCGTGACTGGCAACATCAGCTTCACCACGCAGCTACTGGGGGCCATCAACCTCAACCTGAACGACTTGCGCACTTGCTCCGAGATGGTCGGCCGTCACTCAGACTTCCTGCAGAACCTCAACAGTAGCGTGACGGATGTGAGGACAGACGCTGCCAGTCTCCGGTCGCACCAGGAAGAGCTAGCAGCCCGTTTGGACAAAGAGGTCACCAGTCTCTCTATTGTCATGGAGGAAATGAAGCTGGTGGACACCAAGCACTCACAACTTATAACCAACTTCACTATTTTACAAG GCCCCCCTGGTCCCAGAGGGCCCAAAGGGGACAGAGGATCTCAGGGACCACCTGGGCAGTTTGGCCAAAAGGGAGAGCGAGGAGAAAAGGGAGGTCCAGGGATACGAGGACCCAGAGGAGAGCAGGGTAACCCAGGACCACAAGGGGCTGCAGGGCCCAGGGGTCTCCCCGGCTTACCTGGCAGTCCTGGCTCCAAGGGCTCAAGGGGGTCCGGGGGCCGGGCCGGGCCTCCGGGACCTAAAGGAGAGCCAGGTTCTGCTGGTCTGCCTGGAAGAGACGGACAGCCCGGTCCTCAGGGAGCACAAGGCCCACCAGGCATCCGCGGCCCGATTGGACCAGCTGGAGAAGAGGGGCCGAGGGGACTGCCGGGGCCGGTGGGGCCTCCGGGGCCAGTCGGACCACCAGGGCAGCCAGGATTCCCACTTCAAAATCCAGTAATTCCTTTTGGACCTGTGTCGATGCATGACGAGGCAATGCCTCCTGTACTATGGGCCCCAG GCTGCCCTGCAGAGTGGTTGAACTACAGGGACAAGTGCTACTTTTTCTCCAAAGATCTGAAGAATTTTGACGATTCAAAAGTGACCTGTGAATCGAAGTCTGCGTCGTTACTGATCATCAATGACAGGGAGGAACAG AAATGGCTGAGGAAGCAGGCGCTTGGAAAGGGTTACTTCTGGATGGGCCTGACGGACAGGGAGGAGGAGAACGTTTGGCGCTGGCTGGACCGGAGTGAACCCGGTTTTAC AAACTGGAAGCCCGGCCAGCCTGACAACTGGGGTCACAGCCATGAAATAGGAGAAGACTGCGCGGGTCTGATCCACGAAGCTTTATGGAACGATTTCTTCTGTGAAGATCTCATAAGCTACATCTGTGAGAAGGATAAGGAGGCTT CAATACCTGCTGTGTCATAG